CGCGCGGTTGTCGAATGGGCCTTCCGCAGCTGCCCGCCGGAACGGCTCGCCGCCTTGCGCGCATTGAAGGCGCAAAGCCAGCCGCTTTGCCTCTTCTCGATACGCCTGGGCAATCGAATCTGGCTCGAACAGCGTGAAGGGTTCGTCAGTCTCGCCCGCGCGCTGCGTGAGAGATTCCCGAAGGTCGGCTTTCTGATCGACGGATTGAGCGCCGGCAAAACGATGGGGTGGACCCATTCGCTCATGTCGGTCGACGAGGAGGTCACGCTCGCTCGCGCGCTCGTCGAGGACATTTCCCAATTCGCTCCCTGCCTGAGCCTCGTCGGGGAGACGATGGAGGAAAGCGTCGTCGGTGTCGATTTATGCGATTTTTTCGTCGCGCCCGCGGGTTCAGGACTCGCCAAGTCCAAATGGATATCTAATAAACCCGGCGTGGTCGTCTCGAACCGTTCCGTCCTTGATCGCTCGGACCCGGATGGATGGGCGGTTCGGGTCTTCGAGGAGAAGCGTGATCAGATAATTCCCTCGGTCTTTCTGGACAAAGACGACGTCGTAGACGTCGCATGTTCCGACCGCCCCGAAAAAGTGCACAACAGCTTTCACTTGGACTGGCGCATTATTCTTTCGGCGATAGAGCGCCATGAAACAGAGTTGTGTCCCCGCGCACTGTGCTCCTGATGCGCCTTGGCGTATCGATCGCAACTCTCACCCAGCCGCCATCCTCGCCCTTGCCCGCAGCTTCTCCGTCTCGCTCTTCAACTGCCCGCACGCCGCCAGAATGTCCCTTCCGCGCGGGGTGCGGACGGGGCTGGCGTAGCCGGCGTTGAAGACAATGTCGGAGAAGCGTTCGATCGTGTCCCAGTCGGAGCATTCATAGGGCGCGCCGGGCCAGGGGTTGAAGGGGATGAGGTTGATCTTGGCGGGGACGCCTTTCAGCAGGCGCACCAGTTCGCGCGCCTCCGCGGGCGAATCGTTCACGCCTTTCAGCATCACATATTCGAAGGTGATGCGGCGGGCGTTGCTGGCGCCGGGATAGTCGCGGCAGGCCTGCAGCAGCTCCTTGATCGGATATTTTCTGTTGAGCGGCACCAGCTCGTTGCGCAACTCGTCGCGCGCGGCGTGCAGCGAGATGGCGAGCGCCGGTCCGCATTCCGCGCCGAGGCGCTCGATCTGCGGCACGACGCCGGAGGTCGAGACGGTGATGCGGCGCTTGCTGAGGGAGAGCCCGTCGCCATCGGCCATGATCTCGATCGCGGCCATGACGTTTTCGATATTATAAAGCGGCTCGCCCATGCCCATGAAGACGATGTTGGACACGGCGCGCACGCCTTCGCCCGCAGGCACGAGCCCGTCGGTCGGGCGCTCGCGCTCGGGGAAGTCGCCGAGCCGCTGGCGCGCGACGAGCAACTGTCCAACGATCTCGGCGGTGGTGAGATTGCGCACCAGCTTCTGCGTGCCCGTATGGCAGAAGCTGCAATTCAGCGTGCAGCCCACCTGTGAGGAAACGCAGAGCGTGCCGCGGTCGCTCTCGGGGATGTAGACGCATTCGACCTCCGCGCCCTTGTCGAGCGCGTCGACCGGGGCGAGGCGCAGCAGCCATTTCCGCGTGCCGTCGACCGAGACCTGCTCCTCGACGATCTCTGGCAGGCGCAACTCGAAGGCGTCGGCGAGCGTCGCGCGCAGCGTCTTGGAAATGTTCAGCATCTCGGAGAAATCGCGCGCGCCGCGGAAATAGACCCAATGCCAGAGCTGCGAGACCCTCATGCGGATCTCGCGTTCGGGCAGGCCGAGCGCGCGCAACGCGTCGGCCATTTCGGCGCGGGTCATCCCCGCGAGCGAAAGAGCGGCGGCGCCGGCGGCCGGAGGCGTGGAGGTCAGCAGGGCGGTCATGGAAATCCCGGATTCAAGTCATTTATATCATGTCGCGATCGGATTCCAGCGCCCGAGGGCGAGCATGAAGGCGACAGTCGGCAGAATAGCGTCGGTCACGGCGTCCATTGCGATTTTTCTGGGCTTGACGATTTTCGCCGGCGGCGGGCCGGCATTGTTTTTCGCAAATCCGGCGCGGACGGCGCTCGTGGTCGTCACAGTCGGCCTGGGGATAGCGTCTCTCTTCGTCGGGGGCAATCTCAGCCCTGGTCTGCGCGAAGATCGCAGCAATCGCTGGGTGATCGCGGTTTTCGCGGTTCTCTCCCTCGCCGGGGCCTGTGCGCCGGCCTGGGCGGACCGGGTCGGGCTTTGGCCCATCGACGGCGACGCCGGCCGCTGGTTGGGCGTCGCGCTGTTCGCGGCGGGCGGCGCGCTCCGCCTCTGGCCCGTAGCCGTTCTCGGCCACAGATTCAGCGGACTCGTCGCGATCCAGCCCGACCATCGGCTCGAGACCGCCGGGGTTTACGGGGTTATCCGTCATCCAAGCTATGCCGGCCTGCTCGTCAGCGTTCTGGGCTGGGGCCTCGCTTTCAACTCGATAGTGGGCGTTTTGATCGGGCTGCTCAACATCGCGCCCCTCGTCGCCCGAATCCGAGCGGAGGAGAGGCTTCTGCTCGATCATTTCGGGCAGGAATACGCCGCCTATCGCGCCAGGACCTGGCGGTTGATCCCGCTGCTCTATTAGGACAGGGTGGCGCAAATTCTCTTCGAGGCGTCGTTCTGGACGGACCACACCTCGGCGTAGCCGGGAGAGCCGCGCTGACGGGCGCCAAGATTCTCATCGCGACCTTCGGGTCTTTGGGCGATCTTCATCCCTTCGTCGCGCTCGCGCATGCGCTGGCGCGTGAGGGCTTTGCGCCTGTCATCGCCACCAGCGCGGCCTATTCGGACTATATTCTGGCGGAAGGCCTCGCCTTCGCGCCGATCCGTCCGGACGCCGACGACCTCATGGCGCGTCTCGGCATGGAGATGGGCGAGATCGCACGGCGGATGGCGGAGGACGACAAGTTCCTCTTCGACACGCTGATTTTCCCGCATCTGCGCGAGAGCTTCGACGATTTGCAGGAAGCGAGCGCCGGCGCCGTCGCCATCGTCTCGCACAGCCTCGCTTTCTCGGCGCGCCTCGTCGCGGAGGCGCGGGGCCTGCCGCTCGCGACCGTGCTGCTCTCGCCGATGATGCTCTATTCGGCCTATGATCCGCCCCTGGGCTCGCGCGTCCCGCTGCGCCGCGCGCCGGTCGGCTCGGTCGAGATCGCCTATAACCGCTTTGTGCTCTGGTCTCTCTCCCACGCCATCGCGCTATGGGCCGAGCCCTTGCGCCGGCTGCGCCGCGAACTCGGCCTAAAGCCGCGCTACGGATTGGATCTGCTGCTCGGCGTGAAGAGCAGCGACGCCGTCATCGGCCTTTTCAGTCCGGCGCTGGCGCCGCCCCAGCCTGACCACGGTTCGCGCACCTTGATCGCGGGACACACTTTCCACGACCGCTATCTCGGCGGGGCGGCGCTGCCGCCGAATCTCGAAGCCTTCCTCGATCAAGGCGCGCCGCCGATCGTCTTCACGCTCGGCAGTTTCGTGGCCCGGGCGAGGCGGGACTTCTACAGGGACTGCGTGACCGCCGCGCGCCGGCTTGGACGGCGCGCGGCGCTGCTCGCCCATGAGGACGACGTGCCGGCGCTTCTTTCGCAGCAACGGCAGGATGTCTGCGTCGCGCCCTATGCGCCGCACTCCGCCGTTTTTCCACGGGCCAGCGCAGTCGTCCATCATGGCGGCGTCGGCACGACGGGGCAGGCGCTGCGCGCGGGGCGGCCGCAATTGGTCGCGCCCTTTCTGGGCGATCAGTTCGACAATGCGGAGCGCGTCAAACGCCTCGGCGTCGCCCGCGTGCTGGACGGCAAGACCGCAACGCCCGACGCAATGGTTCGGGCGCTGGAAGGTCTGGACGAGGCCCACGAGATCCGGGCCGCGCAGCTTTCCGAACGCATCCGCCGAGAGGACGGCGCCGCGGTCGCCGCCCTGCGCATCGCGGCGCTCGTCGCGCAGAATGAATTACGCCGGAAGGAGGCGGCGACCTTATGAAGCGGAGACTGATCCTCGCCGCCGCAGCGGTCATTATTTCCCAGGCGGCCGCCGCGGAGACGCTGCGCCTCGCGCCGGGCGAGCGCGCGCGTTTCACGCTGAAGGAGAATCCGTCGACGGGTTACGTCTGGCGGATCGACGCGGCGGCGAGCGCCGGGCTCGACCGTGTGGCGATCGCCGACGCCGGCCATAAAAGAGGAGCCAGTATGCCCGGCGCGCCGGGCGAGCATCGCTGGATCATATGCGGGGCGCACGCTGGCAGGGCCGTGATCGCCTTTGCGCATCAACGCCCTTGGGAGCCCGCCCCCGCCGAGACGCGGCGGCTGGAGGTTCTTGTCGCCCCGCGCTGATTGCTCGCGAGTCGGCCATCGCTTAAGTTGTCGTCCGCCGGATTTTTCACGAGGGCCTCCGATGAAGGGCGTTGTTTTCGCCACTGCAATAGCGGTTTTGTCTTTCGCCTCGGCCAACGCCAAAACCGTCTGGAGCGTCGAGCGCGTCCCGATGATCGAGGCTCGGCCGTCGGAGCCCGAGTCCGACGCCGACCTGCGCGCCATCTGTTTCGACGGACATGTCGCCGTCCGCATCGGCGGCGCGATCGGCGTGGGGAAGGGAAATGGCGAACCCGTTTCGGTGAAGATCGAGGGGGACGGAAAGTCCGCCAAAGTGCAGGGCGTTTCCAAAACGACCCCCGACGTCGAGATGACCGGCGGCACCGAGCTCGTGACGGACTTGCCGCTGGACTCTCCGGCCGCTGAAATCCTGTTCAGCGGCAAGGTCGTGAAAATCGTTACGCCCGACCAGAAGACGCATACGCTGTTCGACGCGGACTCGTCGGGCGCGGCGAAAAAGTTCCTCAAGCAGTGCAAAGGCTGAGAGGGGGCTCTCAGCCGTCGGAGTCGCGCCGCCCGGCCTTCATCGCATCCTCCAGGCGCATCGTCGCCGAGCCGGGCTTGGCGGGCTTTTGCTGGCTCTCATGCGGCGCCCAGCCGGAGATCCAGATGAGTTCGAAGCTCGCGCGGACGCGGCCGTCCGGGTCGGAGAATCGCTCGGCGTAGATCTGCGCGGCGCGGGCGAGGACGTCGCGGCGCAGGGGCCGGGTAGAGCGCTTCGCCAGCGCGTTTGCGGCGCCCATGGCGCGCAGATCGGCCATCAGCCCCAGGAGCGAATCGTAACGCAGGGTGAAGCTGTCCACGTCGGAGACGGGCAGGGCGAATCCCGCGCGTTGCAGCAGCCCGCCCATGTCCCGCACATCGATGAAAGGCGAGACGCGCGGACTGGCGCCGCCGGTGATTTCCTCCTCGGCCTGCGCCAGCGCCATGCGCAGCTCGACGAGGCTCGCGCCGCCCGGAAGGCAGGCCAGAAACAATCCGTCGGGCGCGAGGATGCGGCGCAGCTGGGCGAAGACGCCCGGCAGGTCGTTCACCCATTGCAGCGCCATGCCCGAGACGACGAGATCGAATGATCCGGGCGCGAAGGGCAGGGCTTCCTCGTCGGCGACCACGGCGCCCCCGAAACGGCTCGCGCGCAGCGGCGCGGGACGGCCGCTTGCGACGATCGCCTGCGCGAAATGCGCGCCGGGCGCCCCGAGATCAAGTGAACGCGGGAAGTCGCGTTTAACGGTTAGAAGCCGGTCCAGAAGGTCGTCCGCCGCCCGCGCCAGAAGGAAATCCGGCGCGTCCTTGGCCAGCGCGCGACGCAGCCGCTCATGGAGCAGTTGCCGGTCGAAAATTTGCGGCGGTGAAGATTGTTTTTCCATCGCCTTCGTCTATCGCGCAGGGGCGCGGCGACGGCAAGCGGCAAGGGGCCGGGACTTTGGGAAAGGGAGCGCCAGATAGGGACGGGCGAGCCGGGAGCGAAGGGTGTTGCCTACGCGCAACATACGGAAATGCTTAACCTTAAGCCCTAACCGCAAGACGCGGAACGCTTAGACAAGATCATGGCGAAAGCTAGAATGCTCGCATTGTAAGCGTCCGCGTCCCGCGTCCGTTAAAAGGTGGATCCCATGCGTAGCTCGTCCTACCGGCTCAAGGGCCTTCTCTTCGCCGCCGTCGCGGCGCTCGGCTTCGCCGTCCTTCCGCAGGCCGCCTCGGCCCGCGACACCGTCGCCTTCTCTCCCAATGTCGAGCCCGGCACGATCGTCATCAGCGCCAGCCAGCGCAGGCTCTTCTATGTCGTGAGCCCCGGCGTCGCCATCCGCTATCCCGTCGCCGTTCCGAAGCGCGGCAAGGAATGGTCGGGCTACGCCGCCGTCGACGGCAAATATTTCCAGCCCGACTGGTCGCCGCCGGCCGTCGTCCGCGCCGATCACCCGGAGCTCCCGCATTTCATTCGCGGCGGCTCGGCCCGCAACCCGATGGGGCTCGCGGCGCTGACGCTCGATCGCGGCGAGGTCGCCATCCACGGCACCAGCGCGAGAATGCGCGCCTCCGTCGGCACGGCCGCTTCCTATGGCTGCATCCGCATGCTCAACGAGGACGTCGCCGATCTCTATTCGCGCGTCGACGTGGGCACGCCGGTCATGATGGAGCCCTGATCCGCCATTAGCGATCCAAAGGCGGGCGCCGAGGCGAGAGCCCGGCGCCCGTATTTTTTTGCGGTTTTGCGGGCGCCTAAAAAGTAAAGGCCGACTTCTCCAAAGCTTTTTGCCGGCGTTCCGTCGTCTAGCTGTGGAATGACGGCGAGGGCCCATGGACGCCGCAAGACGAATCCCGCAGTCTACCGCGCAGGTTGACGCGCGCTTCGCGCTTGAACCGTCACGCGTTTCTCGACAGGTGGAGTATAGTGGCCGTAGCGGATGATTCGACCGCGCGAACGCAACGCTCGAAGGAGGCGCCTGTTACCGAAGGCTCGTGATGCGTCGCCCTATGTTTTTGTAAGTCGCCGCGTCCTGCTGACACTCCGATGAAGGTTGGCTCATGCTGATCGCTACAGAAAAAGAAACAGAACGGGCAGAACATCCGGTGGATGTCGTGGAGCAACTGGCCGCCACGAATGATTGGTCCTTCGATCGCGAGGACGAAGACGAAATTTCGATTTCCGTCGCCGGCGCCTGGACCGAATATCACGTCGCCTTCACTTGGCTGCCGCAACTCGAAACGCTTCACATAAGTTGCGCCTTCGACCTCAAGGCCCCCGAACGCCGCCGCGGCGAAGTCATGGCGCTCGTCAACGCCATCAATGAGCAGATGTGGATCGGCCATTTCGATTTCTGGCCGCAGGAGGGCGTCGCCATGCACCGCCACGGGCTGATGCTGTGCGGCGGAGCGCAACCTTCGCCGACGCAATGCGCCGCGCTGCTCGAAAACGCGCTCTCGTCCTGCGAGCGATACTATCAGGCGTTCCAATTCGTGCTTTGGGCGGGCAAATCCGCCAGGGAAGCGCTCGACACCGCCAATTTCGAGACGAAGGGCGAGGCGTGAGCGCCTCCCTGAAGGACGCCTCGGTCGCGCTGATCGGGGCCGGGAATATGGGCCTCGCAATGCTCGAAGGCTGGGCGGCGCAGGGCCTTTCCGCCGACCGCGCAGCGATTGTCGAGCCGAACCCGTCCGACCGTCTGCTGGCGCTTTGCGCCGCGCATGGCTTCTCTCTTTCGGCGCAACCCGGCCTCTATGACGCCGTGGTTCTCGCCATCAAGCCGCAAATGCTGGAGGCCGGCGCCGAAGCGGCCGCGCCTTTCGTCGGACCGGGCTCGGTCGTCGTCTCGATCCTCGCCGGCAAGCGCATCGCCGACATAGCGGCGCGCCTTCCCGCCGTGACGTCCATCGTGCGCGCCATGCCCAACACGCCGGCCGCCATCGGCAGGGGCATGACGGGCGCCTTCGCCAGCGAGGCGACGAGCGAGAGCCAGCGGGCGCTCGCCCATGCGCTGCTCGCCGCCGCCGGACAGGTCGAATGGGTCGAGAGCGAGGCCCTGATTGACGCGGTGACGGCCCTCTCCGGATCGGGCCCGGCCTATGTTTTCTATCTCGTCGAGGCGCTCGTCGCCGCCGGCGTCGAGGCGGGGCTCGCGCCGGAACTGGCTGGCAGGCTAGCGCGCGCGACGATCGAGGGGGCCGGGGAGCTGTTGCACCGCCAGCCTGACCTCTCCGCCGAGACCTTGCGCCAGCGCGTGACCTCTCCCGGCGGCACCACAGCCGCCGCTCTCTCCGTCCTGATGGCGGAGGACGGATTGGCGCCCCTGATGACGAAGGCCGTCGCCGCCGCGAAGAAGCGGGCGGGCGAACTTTCGGGCTGAATTCCTCGGTTCAGCTTTGCCGTCTTGCCTTGCCCCCACGAGGCGCGGCAATAGATTATCTCCAAAGACAATCAGATCGGAGACGAAGATGAGCGCTCGCAACAGGGTGATCGACGCCGCCCTGAGCCTCGCGGCCCGCCGCGACTTCGGCGACGTCAGCCTCACCGACATCGCTCATGAGGCGGAAATCTCGCTGGCGGATCTGCGCGACCTCTTCCCCTCGAAGGGCGCGATCATCGGCGGATTCAACCGCAAGGTCGATCGCGACGTGCTGGACGCCGTCTCGACGCAGGATTCGCACGACCCCGCGCGCGACCGCCTGTACGAGGTGCTCCGCAAGCGCCTCGAAACGCTGGAGCCCTATCGCGACGCGCTTTCGAGCGTCGCCCGCTGGGCGGCGCGCGACCCGCTGACCGCCACAGCGCTCAATCGCGAGACTGTCAACTCCATGCGCTTCATGCTGGAGGCGGCGGACATCGATTGCGACGGACCCGTCGGCTCGCTGAAGCTGCAGGGGCTCGCGCTGGCCTGGGGCAGGGTGCTCGACGCCTGGTTCCAGGACGGCTTCAGCTTCGCGCTGGAGACCTTGGATCGGGAGATCGCGCGCGGCGAGCGCTATGTCGAGCATGTCGAGGATTTCGCCCGCATCACGCGGCCCTTCACCGACATGGCGAACAGGCTGTTCGAGATCGGCGGCTTCAAGCGGCGGCATTCGACGATTGACGACGATTACCCGCATCCAAGCGCGTAATCGGTCGCCGTCGGCGAATTGCGCGCCCCAAAGCCTGTCACGGTTCTGGGGCGTTACTATTTGTGCGGCCGCAGGCTTGTATTGACATTGTCTGGCGCGCCGCATTATTTGGGATGAATGATAACGCCTCGAACCACGCGCTCGGAGAAACTTGATCTCCGCCTTACGGGCGAAGCGAAGCAAATGCTGCAGGAGGCGGCTGCGGTCGCGCAAAAAACCGTAAGCGAGTTTGTCCTGGAATCCGCATTGAGCGAAGCCAGGGAGCGGTTGTCCGATCGGCGTGTTTTTATCCTCGACGAGGAACGGTGGGTTGCTCT
The nucleotide sequence above comes from Methylocystis parvus OBBP. Encoded proteins:
- the rlmN gene encoding 23S rRNA (adenine(2503)-C(2))-methyltransferase RlmN gives rise to the protein MTALLTSTPPAAGAAALSLAGMTRAEMADALRALGLPEREIRMRVSQLWHWVYFRGARDFSEMLNISKTLRATLADAFELRLPEIVEEQVSVDGTRKWLLRLAPVDALDKGAEVECVYIPESDRGTLCVSSQVGCTLNCSFCHTGTQKLVRNLTTAEIVGQLLVARQRLGDFPERERPTDGLVPAGEGVRAVSNIVFMGMGEPLYNIENVMAAIEIMADGDGLSLSKRRITVSTSGVVPQIERLGAECGPALAISLHAARDELRNELVPLNRKYPIKELLQACRDYPGASNARRITFEYVMLKGVNDSPAEARELVRLLKGVPAKINLIPFNPWPGAPYECSDWDTIERFSDIVFNAGYASPVRTPRGRDILAACGQLKSETEKLRARARMAAG
- a CDS encoding methyltransferase family protein, with protein sequence MKATVGRIASVTASIAIFLGLTIFAGGGPALFFANPARTALVVVTVGLGIASLFVGGNLSPGLREDRSNRWVIAVFAVLSLAGACAPAWADRVGLWPIDGDAGRWLGVALFAAGGALRLWPVAVLGHRFSGLVAIQPDHRLETAGVYGVIRHPSYAGLLVSVLGWGLAFNSIVGVLIGLLNIAPLVARIRAEERLLLDHFGQEYAAYRARTWRLIPLLY
- a CDS encoding glycosyltransferase; this encodes MGDLHPFVALAHALAREGFAPVIATSAAYSDYILAEGLAFAPIRPDADDLMARLGMEMGEIARRMAEDDKFLFDTLIFPHLRESFDDLQEASAGAVAIVSHSLAFSARLVAEARGLPLATVLLSPMMLYSAYDPPLGSRVPLRRAPVGSVEIAYNRFVLWSLSHAIALWAEPLRRLRRELGLKPRYGLDLLLGVKSSDAVIGLFSPALAPPQPDHGSRTLIAGHTFHDRYLGGAALPPNLEAFLDQGAPPIVFTLGSFVARARRDFYRDCVTAARRLGRRAALLAHEDDVPALLSQQRQDVCVAPYAPHSAVFPRASAVVHHGGVGTTGQALRAGRPQLVAPFLGDQFDNAERVKRLGVARVLDGKTATPDAMVRALEGLDEAHEIRAAQLSERIRREDGAAVAALRIAALVAQNELRRKEAATL
- a CDS encoding protease inhibitor I42 family protein, encoding MKRRLILAAAAVIISQAAAAETLRLAPGERARFTLKENPSTGYVWRIDAAASAGLDRVAIADAGHKRGASMPGAPGEHRWIICGAHAGRAVIAFAHQRPWEPAPAETRRLEVLVAPR
- a CDS encoding methyltransferase domain-containing protein, encoding MEKQSSPPQIFDRQLLHERLRRALAKDAPDFLLARAADDLLDRLLTVKRDFPRSLDLGAPGAHFAQAIVASGRPAPLRASRFGGAVVADEEALPFAPGSFDLVVSGMALQWVNDLPGVFAQLRRILAPDGLFLACLPGGASLVELRMALAQAEEEITGGASPRVSPFIDVRDMGGLLQRAGFALPVSDVDSFTLRYDSLLGLMADLRAMGAANALAKRSTRPLRRDVLARAAQIYAERFSDPDGRVRASFELIWISGWAPHESQQKPAKPGSATMRLEDAMKAGRRDSDG
- a CDS encoding L,D-transpeptidase, whose translation is MRSSSYRLKGLLFAAVAALGFAVLPQAASARDTVAFSPNVEPGTIVISASQRRLFYVVSPGVAIRYPVAVPKRGKEWSGYAAVDGKYFQPDWSPPAVVRADHPELPHFIRGGSARNPMGLAALTLDRGEVAIHGTSARMRASVGTAASYGCIRMLNEDVADLYSRVDVGTPVMMEP
- a CDS encoding YbjN domain-containing protein; this encodes MLIATEKETERAEHPVDVVEQLAATNDWSFDREDEDEISISVAGAWTEYHVAFTWLPQLETLHISCAFDLKAPERRRGEVMALVNAINEQMWIGHFDFWPQEGVAMHRHGLMLCGGAQPSPTQCAALLENALSSCERYYQAFQFVLWAGKSAREALDTANFETKGEA
- the proC gene encoding pyrroline-5-carboxylate reductase, with product MSASLKDASVALIGAGNMGLAMLEGWAAQGLSADRAAIVEPNPSDRLLALCAAHGFSLSAQPGLYDAVVLAIKPQMLEAGAEAAAPFVGPGSVVVSILAGKRIADIAARLPAVTSIVRAMPNTPAAIGRGMTGAFASEATSESQRALAHALLAAAGQVEWVESEALIDAVTALSGSGPAYVFYLVEALVAAGVEAGLAPELAGRLARATIEGAGELLHRQPDLSAETLRQRVTSPGGTTAAALSVLMAEDGLAPLMTKAVAAAKKRAGELSG
- a CDS encoding TetR family transcriptional regulator — translated: MSARNRVIDAALSLAARRDFGDVSLTDIAHEAEISLADLRDLFPSKGAIIGGFNRKVDRDVLDAVSTQDSHDPARDRLYEVLRKRLETLEPYRDALSSVARWAARDPLTATALNRETVNSMRFMLEAADIDCDGPVGSLKLQGLALAWGRVLDAWFQDGFSFALETLDREIARGERYVEHVEDFARITRPFTDMANRLFEIGGFKRRHSTIDDDYPHPSA
- a CDS encoding DUF1778 domain-containing protein gives rise to the protein MITPRTTRSEKLDLRLTGEAKQMLQEAAAVAQKTVSEFVLESALSEARERLSDRRVFILDEERWVALRAALDAPPRRQPRLEKLFSEPSFFDPNRE